The proteins below come from a single Sorghum bicolor cultivar BTx623 chromosome 4, Sorghum_bicolor_NCBIv3, whole genome shotgun sequence genomic window:
- the LOC8066179 gene encoding two-component response regulator ORR11, producing MASVVGGAAAVASAAAAAAAAAGGAAGVGATPHVLAVDDSSVDRAIIAAILRSSRFRVTAVESGKRALELLGTEPNVSMIITDYWMPEMTGYELLKKVKESSKLKQIPVVIMSSENVSTRISRCLEEGAEDFLVKPVRASDVSRVFSRVLR from the exons ATGGCCAGCGTCGTCGGTGGAGCAGCAGCGGTCGcgagtgcggcggcggcggcggcggcggcggccggtggGGCGGCGGGCGTGGGGGCGACGCCGCACGTCCTCGCGGTGGACGACAGCTCCGTCGACCGCGCCATCATCGCTGCCATCCTACGGAGCTCCCGGTTTCGTG TGACGGCGGTGGAAAGTGGGAAGAGGGCCCTGGAACTGTTGGGCACG GAGCCGAACGTGAGTATGATAATCACTGATTACTGGATGCCAGAGATGACGGGATACGAGCTCCTCAAGAAGGTCAAG GAGTCATCCAAGCTGAAGCAGATCCCGGTGGTGATCATGTCCTCAGAGAACGTCTCCACCAGAATCAGCAG ATGCCTGGAGGAAGGGGCAGAGGATTTCCTGGTGAAGCCCGTCCGCGCGTCGGACGTGTCGCGCGTCTTCAGCCGCGTCCTCCGATGA